A window of the Acidimicrobiales bacterium genome harbors these coding sequences:
- a CDS encoding chloride channel protein: MLSFVQSLAPEAKHSRLLGASVLLGVTVGVVVSLFEYITVAGVLERITHQGLLVQTLAPLVGLALTAIILAKLGNNATNSTSDEYIAAYHMRHPTLPPAKLPARLLAGVTTIGFGGALGLEGPSIYTGSVFGLETAKRLDRWLGRGSAKLLLTAGAAAGVAAVFQAPATGVLFALEAPYRDDLAHRALLPSLVASASAYLTFISMPLNHPEPLLGQVFGRPLQASDLVAALAIGLGAGLGGRMYAALVRRTKQLSKQTSPAVRVVVGGTALSLLALLSVQLFDQPLTLGPGVSVVEWLAEDQTLQAVAIIFVLRIAATMTTILGGGTGGLFIPLAVQGVLLGKLVGLGLSDLGVDPNGSALLPVLGLAAFLAAGYRTPIAAVMFVAESTANSGSAVVPALIAAAVSQLVAGPHSVSAGQRVERLGHLEERLTMPLAAALTTDVLTVPPDATVSEFVWIHALGRRERVVPVVDGNTYLGLCSVESCAQIERDDWETTTVAEVLEATDHTANPGWSLRDVVTAMEANHSTVMAVTDGERNFIGVVLESEIVKLGEILDETGNL; the protein is encoded by the coding sequence GTGCTTTCCTTTGTGCAGTCACTGGCGCCCGAGGCCAAGCATTCGCGCCTTCTCGGCGCTTCCGTACTGCTCGGCGTCACTGTGGGCGTCGTCGTCTCACTCTTCGAGTACATCACGGTCGCCGGTGTGCTCGAGCGCATCACGCACCAGGGTCTGCTGGTCCAGACGCTCGCTCCCCTGGTCGGCCTGGCGCTGACGGCGATCATCCTCGCCAAGCTCGGCAACAACGCCACCAACTCCACGTCCGACGAGTACATCGCCGCCTACCACATGCGGCATCCCACCCTCCCTCCGGCGAAGCTGCCCGCCCGGTTGCTGGCCGGCGTCACCACCATCGGGTTCGGTGGCGCACTCGGGCTCGAAGGCCCCTCGATCTACACCGGCTCGGTCTTCGGTCTCGAGACGGCGAAGCGCCTCGACCGATGGCTTGGGCGAGGTTCGGCCAAGCTGCTGCTGACCGCCGGCGCTGCGGCCGGTGTCGCCGCTGTGTTCCAGGCCCCTGCCACCGGGGTGCTCTTCGCGCTCGAGGCGCCCTATCGCGACGACCTCGCTCACCGCGCCCTGCTGCCGTCGCTGGTCGCCTCGGCGTCGGCGTACCTGACGTTCATCTCGATGCCGCTCAACCATCCCGAGCCCCTCCTCGGTCAGGTCTTCGGGCGGCCGCTCCAGGCCAGTGACCTCGTCGCTGCGCTGGCGATCGGGCTCGGCGCCGGGCTGGGCGGTCGGATGTACGCAGCGCTGGTGCGGCGCACCAAGCAGCTGTCGAAGCAGACCTCGCCGGCTGTCCGGGTCGTGGTGGGTGGTACCGCACTCAGCTTGCTGGCGCTGCTGTCCGTGCAACTCTTCGACCAGCCGCTCACGCTCGGCCCGGGTGTCAGCGTGGTCGAATGGCTCGCCGAGGACCAGACGCTGCAGGCGGTGGCGATCATCTTCGTGCTCCGCATCGCGGCGACCATGACCACGATCCTCGGTGGCGGTACCGGCGGCCTCTTCATCCCATTGGCCGTGCAGGGCGTCTTGCTCGGCAAGCTCGTCGGACTCGGGCTCTCCGACCTCGGTGTCGACCCCAACGGGTCGGCGCTGTTGCCGGTACTCGGTCTCGCCGCCTTCCTCGCCGCCGGCTATCGCACCCCGATCGCTGCGGTGATGTTCGTCGCCGAGTCGACGGCCAACTCGGGTTCGGCCGTCGTGCCGGCGCTGATCGCCGCCGCAGTCTCGCAGCTCGTCGCCGGTCCGCATTCGGTGAGCGCCGGTCAGCGAGTCGAACGTCTCGGACACCTCGAGGAACGGCTGACCATGCCGCTCGCCGCGGCGCTCACGACCGACGTGCTGACCGTGCCACCCGACGCCACGGTGTCGGAGTTCGTCTGGATCCACGCGCTCGGTCGGCGCGAGCGAGTGGTGCCCGTCGTCGATGGCAACACCTACCTCGGGTTGTGCTCGGTCGAGAGCTGCGCCCAGATCGAGCGTGACGACTGGGAGACCACCACCGTCGCCGAAGTACTCGAAGCCACCGACCACACCGCCAACCCTGGCTGGTCACTCCGTGACGTCGTGACCGCCATGGAGGCCAACCATTCCACCGTGATGGCTGTCACCGACGGTGAGCGCAACTTCATCGGTGTTGTTCTCGAATCCGAGATCGTGAAGCTCGGCGAAATCCTCGACGAGACCGGCAACCTCTGA